One genomic window of Maribacter aquivivus includes the following:
- a CDS encoding 1-phosphofructokinase family hexose kinase, with protein sequence MSRILTLTVNPVVDKSTTIPSLIPNQKLNCTEPIFYSGGGGINVSRAIKNLGGESTALYLSGGRTGNHLQELLSKDSIDQCIINLKDNTRENLSVYDTNSDLQYRFGLPGPFVQKHEWQNSLEQIQGLLNENDFLVASGKLTAGIPDNYYKLVGDIVKRKKAKFVVDTKGRALAPAITSEMYLFKPNLNELASLYNEQTLSTKSLEEATKKFMATHACEIMVISLGKRGALLVTSNLFQYIAAPIVDEKNTIGAGDSMLAGMLIKAQAGKNAKVMTEYGIACGAAATLKRGTKLCQLKDVELIFKWLRRNVKI encoded by the coding sequence TTGAGCCGTATACTAACTCTTACCGTAAACCCTGTTGTTGATAAAAGCACCACAATACCTAGCTTAATTCCCAATCAAAAATTAAATTGTACCGAACCTATATTTTATTCTGGAGGCGGTGGTATTAATGTTTCTCGTGCTATTAAAAATTTGGGTGGCGAATCAACTGCACTATACCTGTCAGGAGGTAGAACGGGGAATCATCTTCAAGAATTATTATCAAAGGATTCTATTGACCAATGTATAATTAATTTGAAGGATAATACCCGAGAAAATCTTTCTGTATATGATACAAATTCTGATTTACAATATCGATTTGGCTTACCTGGTCCTTTTGTACAAAAACATGAATGGCAAAATAGTTTAGAACAGATCCAAGGCTTATTAAATGAAAATGATTTTTTAGTTGCTAGCGGAAAGTTGACAGCGGGTATTCCCGATAATTATTATAAACTAGTTGGTGACATCGTAAAGCGAAAAAAGGCAAAGTTTGTAGTAGATACAAAGGGTAGAGCTTTAGCACCTGCCATAACATCTGAAATGTATTTATTTAAACCTAACCTAAATGAACTTGCGAGCCTCTACAATGAACAGACTTTATCTACAAAATCTTTAGAAGAAGCAACAAAAAAATTTATGGCTACTCATGCTTGCGAAATTATGGTGATATCATTAGGAAAACGTGGTGCCTTATTGGTCACATCAAATCTATTTCAATACATAGCTGCACCTATTGTCGATGAAAAAAATACTATCGGTGCTGGCGACAGCATGTTAGCTGGTATGCTCATAAAAGCACAAGCAGGCAAAAATGCCAAAGTTATGACCGAATATGGTATTGCATGTGGCGCAGCAGCCACACTCAAAAGAGGAACTAAACTTTGTCAACTTAAAGATGTAGAACTCATTTTTAAATGGCTACGACGAAATGTAAAAATTTAG
- a CDS encoding nicotinate-nucleotide adenylyltransferase, whose translation MKKVLLGLLAIGFTGQVFSQIIKTEQLSEVTVFATNYKYLSDMNTKEEVSIPVELLQRKVAAFDVKESEFYQDDYDTYQINFFIPEGTILAAYDADGKLVRTAERFKNVNLPKAVRESVYKRFPGWTITKDIYLVNYQEAKGANKKYKLKLENGEKVVRVKVDEMGNFL comes from the coding sequence ATGAAAAAAGTATTATTAGGATTATTAGCAATTGGGTTCACCGGTCAGGTTTTTTCCCAAATTATTAAAACAGAACAGCTTTCTGAAGTTACTGTTTTTGCCACAAATTATAAGTATTTAAGCGATATGAATACCAAAGAAGAGGTATCTATACCTGTTGAGTTATTACAACGTAAGGTAGCGGCATTCGATGTAAAAGAGTCAGAGTTTTACCAAGATGATTATGATACATACCAAATCAATTTTTTTATACCCGAAGGAACTATTTTGGCTGCATATGACGCGGATGGAAAACTAGTACGAACTGCAGAAAGATTTAAAAATGTCAATTTGCCAAAAGCGGTAAGAGAATCTGTATATAAGCGTTTTCCGGGGTGGACAATTACAAAAGATATTTATTTGGTTAATTATCAAGAAGCCAAAGGAGCAAATAAGAAGTATAAATTAAAATTAGAAAACGGTGAAAAAGTTGTAAGGGTAAAGGTAGACGAAATGGGAAATTTCCTTTAA
- a CDS encoding BON domain-containing protein, whose translation MKTDAQIKQDILDELVFEPNIDETQIGVTVENGIVTLSGVVNEYFKKALANKVAKRVKGVKAVAEDIEVKYGDEYAKTDKEIAKAAVNALEWNATIPSEKVKIFVEDGYIYLSGEVTWSHQREAAKNILQNLLGVKGVVNNIEITPLLKADNIEDQITKALERYTSIMAKGIRVQVDGDTVQLKGRVHSIKERELIEKTAYKAAGVRNVQNEIVVQSYPEFV comes from the coding sequence ATGAAAACAGATGCACAAATAAAACAAGACATCTTAGACGAACTTGTTTTTGAACCTAATATTGATGAAACTCAAATTGGAGTTACTGTAGAAAACGGTATTGTTACATTAAGTGGTGTAGTCAACGAATATTTTAAAAAAGCTTTAGCCAATAAGGTTGCTAAACGTGTTAAAGGTGTAAAAGCTGTTGCCGAAGATATTGAAGTAAAATATGGTGACGAATATGCTAAAACAGATAAAGAAATTGCAAAAGCAGCAGTTAATGCCCTTGAATGGAATGCTACTATACCTAGCGAAAAAGTGAAAATTTTTGTTGAAGACGGATATATCTATTTATCAGGAGAAGTAACCTGGTCTCACCAACGTGAAGCTGCTAAAAATATACTTCAAAATCTTTTGGGTGTAAAAGGTGTCGTCAATAACATAGAAATAACACCTTTATTAAAAGCTGATAATATTGAAGATCAAATTACCAAAGCCTTAGAACGTTATACCAGTATAATGGCAAAAGGCATACGAGTTCAAGTTGATGGTGACACAGTACAATTAAAGGGAAGAGTGCATTCTATAAAAGAAAGAGAATTAATTGAAAAAACAGCATATAAAGCTGCCGGAGTAAGAAATGTACAAAATGAAATAGTAGTACAATCATATCCTGAATTTGTTTAA
- a CDS encoding PAS domain-containing sensor histidine kinase: MTKSKKIINKKLRVSDTALYQAVFDSSIAGLFVIDSSGTILKVNDQAVQMFGYSKSALISEKLDIIFLNDNYKTIKLLMKNSISEHVQLMGLHTSGKKFEIDLRLVKTIAEGQTVFVIFCKHVDISVFESDRKLRYLIANVPGIVFRCTTDENYSIEFISNACETITGYLPEQFYDTGNLKWLSLVHIQDKAIVIEKRREAILEKKTYQISYRILTSTNKIKWVSEIVSCVQDRSGKVAFLEGFIQDVTERTEAKILLTKEKQLLWKYLDTTASVFLVINKDHTIKMVNKKGCEVLGYSAKELQGKNWFDICIPKGKRNKLTHFFDDLINGEQEVPEIKENWVLTKGNIKKFIRWQNALSKDENGAVTGMICSGIDVTEKVLAEQRLHFSIEKNKAILKVVPDVMTVHDKTGNVLEIHIPADSNAILSKEDIEGSSLNELLPLRVANMFKKAMANVLQKQTMQILEIQVPIRNRIFDFECRLVPLNNNQVLTISRNISETKEIQKTLRLRNKALNAAGNGIVIVDAQKSNLPIIYCNDAFTEITGYDREEVIGTNCNFLQNDDTDQDANIIMVNAIEKREASRVLLRNYRKDGTLFWNDLSITPLLDENNNLTHFIGVQNDVTEIQRDKNKLKQYANSLEEKVADRTKEIESTVQKLVENNLILEDQIYETKLAERKAQSSQAQLIAIAENFPNGFIAVFNANFELVFIEGEELKRMKLKKSKFEGKKVDHISVFTEIQANAIKRKISTTFSGISLSFEVTFGGLIYAVNTTPLKSDNGQVVWALFVYNNITQQKKVQEKLTKALKVEQELNELKSRFISIASHEFRTPLSAILSSAILIGKQNEPGLEDKRQKHVTRIRTHVKRLVVILNDFLSLSRLEEGKVEAKPTFFELIKYCKTLIEEMESAKKEEQSIHFIHTEAEIMAFLDPKLLSHILINLLSNSLKYSDEGKAVTLEIKRNNKIIEFNIIDDGIGIEEKEQKRLFERFFRAENATHIQGTGLGLHIVKQYVELMGGTVSFKSEFGIGSTFTVQLNLNHNLYKYEKDFINRR, translated from the coding sequence ATGACCAAATCAAAAAAAATAATAAATAAAAAGCTAAGGGTAAGTGACACTGCCTTATATCAAGCCGTTTTTGATTCTTCAATAGCAGGTTTGTTTGTTATTGATAGTAGTGGTACTATCTTAAAAGTGAACGATCAAGCAGTACAAATGTTCGGTTACTCAAAGAGTGCTTTAATTTCAGAAAAACTAGATATTATTTTTTTAAATGATAATTATAAAACCATTAAATTATTAATGAAAAATTCAATCTCTGAGCATGTTCAGCTCATGGGGTTGCATACAAGTGGAAAAAAATTTGAAATAGATCTTAGATTAGTTAAAACCATTGCAGAAGGACAAACGGTTTTCGTCATTTTCTGCAAACACGTCGATATTTCGGTTTTTGAAAGTGATAGAAAGCTTCGTTACCTTATTGCTAATGTGCCAGGCATTGTTTTTAGGTGTACAACTGATGAAAATTATTCTATAGAGTTTATAAGCAATGCATGTGAAACAATTACTGGTTATTTGCCGGAGCAATTTTATGATACAGGAAATTTAAAATGGTTATCACTAGTTCATATACAAGATAAAGCTATTGTAATTGAGAAAAGAAGAGAAGCTATATTAGAAAAAAAAACGTATCAGATATCTTACCGAATTTTAACATCAACCAATAAAATTAAATGGGTTTCAGAAATAGTTTCTTGTGTTCAAGACCGATCAGGTAAGGTAGCTTTTTTAGAAGGTTTTATTCAAGATGTTACTGAACGTACAGAAGCGAAAATATTATTAACCAAAGAAAAACAATTGCTTTGGAAATATTTAGACACTACAGCTTCTGTGTTTTTAGTCATAAATAAAGATCATACTATTAAAATGGTCAATAAAAAAGGTTGTGAGGTTCTGGGATATAGTGCCAAAGAATTACAAGGTAAGAATTGGTTTGACATATGTATTCCAAAAGGAAAGAGAAATAAATTAACTCATTTTTTTGATGATTTAATTAATGGAGAACAAGAAGTACCCGAAATTAAAGAGAACTGGGTACTAACTAAAGGAAATATAAAGAAGTTCATTCGTTGGCAAAATGCATTATCTAAAGACGAAAATGGAGCGGTGACGGGTATGATTTGTTCTGGCATTGATGTTACTGAGAAAGTATTGGCAGAACAACGGCTACATTTCAGTATAGAAAAGAATAAGGCTATTTTAAAAGTGGTTCCTGATGTAATGACAGTACATGATAAAACAGGAAATGTTTTAGAAATACATATACCTGCAGATTCAAATGCAATTCTCTCAAAGGAAGATATTGAAGGTAGTAGTTTAAATGAACTTCTTCCATTAAGAGTTGCAAATATGTTTAAAAAAGCTATGGCTAATGTATTACAAAAACAAACAATGCAAATATTAGAAATACAAGTGCCTATAAGAAATAGGATATTTGATTTTGAGTGTAGGCTTGTACCGTTAAATAATAATCAAGTTCTGACCATATCTCGAAATATATCTGAAACCAAAGAAATTCAAAAGACCTTACGTTTAAGAAATAAGGCTTTAAATGCTGCTGGAAACGGAATTGTAATTGTAGATGCCCAGAAATCTAACTTACCTATAATTTATTGTAATGATGCCTTTACTGAAATTACCGGTTATGACAGAGAAGAGGTAATTGGAACTAATTGTAATTTTCTCCAGAACGATGATACAGATCAAGATGCTAATATAATTATGGTGAATGCAATTGAAAAAAGGGAGGCAAGCCGGGTGCTTTTACGAAATTATCGTAAAGATGGTACATTGTTTTGGAATGATTTAAGTATCACACCCCTTTTGGATGAAAACAATAATCTCACTCATTTTATAGGTGTTCAAAATGATGTAACAGAAATTCAAAGAGATAAGAATAAATTAAAGCAATACGCAAATAGTCTTGAGGAAAAAGTAGCTGATCGTACAAAAGAAATAGAATCTACAGTACAAAAATTAGTAGAGAACAATCTTATTCTTGAAGATCAAATTTACGAAACCAAACTAGCTGAAAGAAAAGCACAAAGTAGTCAAGCTCAACTTATAGCAATAGCTGAAAATTTTCCAAATGGATTTATCGCTGTCTTCAACGCTAATTTTGAACTTGTTTTTATTGAAGGTGAAGAATTGAAGCGAATGAAATTAAAAAAATCAAAATTTGAAGGCAAGAAAGTAGATCATATTTCAGTTTTTACAGAAATACAGGCAAATGCGATCAAGCGTAAAATTTCAACTACCTTTTCTGGTATAAGTCTTTCTTTTGAAGTTACGTTCGGCGGACTCATATATGCTGTTAATACCACTCCATTAAAGTCTGATAACGGACAAGTGGTGTGGGCTCTTTTCGTTTATAATAACATAACCCAACAAAAGAAAGTTCAGGAGAAATTAACTAAAGCATTAAAAGTTGAACAAGAACTTAACGAGTTGAAATCACGTTTTATTTCAATTGCTTCGCACGAGTTTAGAACGCCTTTAAGTGCAATTTTATCTTCTGCAATTTTAATTGGAAAGCAAAACGAACCAGGTTTGGAAGATAAACGCCAAAAACATGTGACAAGAATTAGAACCCATGTAAAACGTTTGGTTGTCATATTGAACGATTTTTTATCGTTAAGCAGATTAGAAGAAGGTAAGGTAGAGGCAAAACCTACGTTTTTTGAATTGATAAAATACTGTAAAACCCTAATAGAAGAAATGGAATCAGCGAAAAAGGAAGAACAAAGCATACATTTTATTCATACCGAAGCAGAAATAATGGCTTTTTTAGATCCAAAATTATTGAGTCACATTTTAATTAATCTACTATCGAATTCATTGAAATATTCAGATGAGGGCAAAGCAGTTACATTAGAAATTAAAAGAAATAATAAAATAATAGAATTTAATATCATTGATGATGGAATTGGTATTGAAGAAAAAGAGCAAAAACGATTATTTGAACGTTTCTTTCGGGCAGAAAACGCCACCCATATTCAAGGTACCGGTCTTGGACTTCATATTGTAAAACAGTATGTTGAGTTAATGGGAGGTACTGTAAGTTTTAAAAGTGAATTTGGCATCGGTAGTACTTTTACCGTGCAACTTAATCTTAACCATAACCTATACAAATATGAAAAGGATTTTATTAATAGAAGATAA
- a CDS encoding dodecin family protein, with the protein MSVLKVIELMGNSTESFEKAVENVISQASKTVNNIKSVYIQDMQVTVEDNLIVQYRVTTKVTFEISMQEAF; encoded by the coding sequence ATGTCAGTATTAAAGGTCATTGAACTTATGGGAAACTCTACCGAAAGCTTTGAGAAAGCAGTTGAAAATGTTATCTCGCAAGCGTCAAAAACGGTTAATAATATTAAATCTGTCTACATTCAAGATATGCAGGTAACGGTAGAAGACAATCTAATTGTTCAATATAGAGTAACTACAAAAGTTACCTTCGAAATTTCAATGCAAGAAGCATTTTAA
- a CDS encoding response regulator: MKRILLIEDNDDVRENTADILELANYEVITAENGKIGVQKAKEFLPDLVICDIMMPQMDGFQVLQSFEKDISMASTPFIFLTAKTEKEDMRMGMNLGADDYLTKPFQENELLGVIECRLNKHDNLKKEIARNLKGINTFIEEVSEFEDMEGLSKNHMLKSYEKKEIIFWEGDNAHSLFFIESGNVKTYKGTEAGKELVTGLYGPGDFIGQLSLLHAAGTYVENAVILEDAQLCAIPKADFIKLLYGNPSVSQKFIAIVSNNLINVQSHLVDMAFASVRQRAAKALLELYEKGLIKDKPNGGMSMPREDFAGMIGTATETAIRTLSDFKDEGLITTDSGRRIIILNKEELLSIADF, from the coding sequence ATGAAAAGGATTTTATTAATAGAAGATAATGATGATGTACGTGAGAACACTGCAGACATTTTAGAACTTGCCAACTATGAGGTCATCACTGCCGAAAATGGTAAAATAGGAGTTCAAAAAGCGAAAGAATTTCTTCCAGATTTGGTAATATGCGATATCATGATGCCACAAATGGATGGTTTTCAGGTTTTACAAAGCTTTGAGAAAGATATTTCTATGGCAAGTACCCCATTTATTTTTCTTACCGCTAAAACTGAAAAGGAAGATATGCGTATGGGTATGAACCTTGGTGCTGATGACTATTTAACGAAACCTTTTCAAGAAAATGAATTGCTAGGGGTAATTGAATGCAGGTTAAATAAACATGACAACCTAAAAAAGGAAATTGCCAGAAATTTAAAGGGTATAAATACTTTTATCGAAGAGGTTTCTGAGTTTGAAGATATGGAGGGCTTATCTAAAAACCATATGCTTAAATCTTATGAGAAAAAGGAAATTATCTTTTGGGAAGGCGATAATGCTCATTCATTATTTTTTATTGAAAGTGGTAATGTAAAAACTTATAAGGGTACTGAGGCTGGTAAAGAACTGGTAACGGGACTCTATGGTCCTGGAGACTTTATTGGTCAGTTATCACTTTTACATGCGGCAGGTACTTATGTAGAAAATGCCGTTATTTTAGAAGATGCACAACTTTGTGCCATACCAAAGGCAGATTTTATAAAATTGTTATATGGCAATCCTTCAGTCTCACAAAAATTTATAGCTATAGTATCCAATAATTTAATCAATGTACAGTCTCATTTGGTAGATATGGCTTTTGCTTCTGTAAGGCAGCGTGCGGCAAAAGCTTTATTAGAGTTATATGAAAAAGGTCTTATAAAAGATAAGCCTAATGGAGGCATGTCAATGCCCCGTGAAGATTTTGCAGGTATGATTGGTACAGCAACTGAAACAGCCATTCGTACACTTTCAGATTTTAAAGATGAGGGTTTAATAACAACTGATAGCGGTAGAAGAATTATAATTCTGAATAAAGAAGAATTGTTAAGTATTGCAGATTTTTAA
- a CDS encoding BON domain-containing protein, with protein MKTDAKIKLDVQDELSWEPSIDETKIGVAVDEGIVTLSGEVDSFSKKLAAEKAAKRVSGVKAVAEDIIVKYPSSIDKSDTDIAKAAVEALEWHSSVPDNAVIVKVENGWVYLTGEVKWSYQKYSASNAIKNLVGVKGVSNNIKLKQTVKPVLVKDTIEEAFERSARIDAKSIVVTADGSTVTLSGKVHSIKEKEEAEKAAYRAPGVLDVVNKLKIQYYPSYV; from the coding sequence ATGAAAACAGACGCAAAAATTAAACTAGATGTACAAGACGAATTATCTTGGGAACCTAGTATAGATGAAACAAAAATTGGTGTTGCAGTAGACGAAGGTATTGTTACCTTAAGCGGTGAGGTGGATAGCTTCTCTAAAAAACTCGCAGCAGAAAAAGCGGCCAAACGTGTTAGCGGCGTAAAAGCGGTAGCAGAAGACATTATAGTTAAATATCCATCAAGCATAGATAAATCAGATACCGATATCGCTAAGGCAGCGGTAGAAGCTTTAGAATGGCATTCATCAGTACCAGACAATGCTGTTATTGTTAAAGTTGAAAATGGTTGGGTATACCTAACGGGAGAAGTAAAATGGTCTTACCAAAAATATTCTGCTTCAAATGCGATTAAAAATTTAGTAGGTGTAAAAGGTGTTTCCAATAATATAAAATTAAAACAAACAGTTAAACCAGTTTTAGTAAAAGATACTATTGAGGAAGCTTTTGAGAGGTCTGCTCGTATAGATGCCAAAAGCATTGTGGTAACAGCAGATGGCAGCACCGTTACCCTTAGTGGAAAAGTACATTCTATAAAAGAGAAAGAAGAAGCTGAAAAAGCTGCTTATAGAGCTCCAGGGGTTTTAGATGTTGTTAATAAACTTAAAATACAATATTACCCTTCATATGTATAA
- the ppsA gene encoding phosphoenolpyruvate synthase: protein MLIKKFSHIGITDISLVGGKNASLGEMYNQLTSKGVGIPNGFATTSYAYWKFLKENNIQEALENVISGLDRLEYSNLALIGDRARNLILKSELSKALTESIINAYNDLCGDTDMPVAVRSSATAEDLPDASFAGQHDTFLNIKGRDSLLQAVKKCFASLYTDRAIKYREDKGFLHKDIALSVGVQLMVRSDKGCSGVGFTIEPESGFENVILLSGVWGLGENIVQGTINPDEFYVFKPSLSKKKYPIVQKKLGDKKLTMVYADEAKKATTLNVPTQKEKQETYVLSDDEIITLGNWALLIEQHYKKPMDIEWAKDGISNKLFITQARPETVHQNKDKQIHVEYKLLEKGKIYTQGNAIGSKIKVGKAIILKSPNEAPSLTKDTIIITDTITPDWDPLLKKVGGIITNKGGRTSHAAIVARELGVPAIVGCGNATEQIQNNETITLSCAQGRTGYVYKGNLSFKEREIDFSGIQMPLTEAKLILADPENAFNLSRYPNDGVGLLRMEFIITHKVKVHPMALVKFNQIKNAGTRKEIEKLTKNYADKPAYFIDQLSQGIATIAAAFYPKEVIVRLSDFKTNEYANLIGGADFEPHEENPMLGFRGASRYYNELYKEGFALECASIKKVREDIGLTNLKVMIPFCRTIEEGKKVVTVMAENGLKRKDNNLKIYTMIEIPSNVILAKEFAEIFDGFSIGSNDLTQLTLGIDRDSEIMGKLFDENDVATKKMISMAIQSAKSTHTKIGLCGQAPSDFPEFAQFLVDEGIDSISFNPDALLQGIENINKAEQKHTTKKVTEISD, encoded by the coding sequence ATGCTTATTAAAAAATTTTCACATATTGGTATCACCGATATTTCTTTAGTAGGGGGAAAAAATGCTTCGCTTGGAGAGATGTACAATCAATTAACTTCTAAAGGTGTTGGTATACCCAATGGTTTTGCAACCACATCTTATGCTTATTGGAAATTTTTAAAAGAAAATAATATTCAAGAGGCTTTAGAAAATGTCATATCCGGTTTAGATCGATTAGAATATTCCAATTTAGCACTGATAGGGGACCGAGCAAGAAATCTAATTCTTAAAAGTGAATTATCAAAAGCATTAACAGAATCTATCATAAATGCCTACAATGATTTATGTGGTGATACTGACATGCCCGTAGCCGTTAGAAGTAGCGCTACCGCAGAAGACTTGCCAGATGCCAGTTTTGCAGGCCAACATGATACTTTTTTGAATATAAAAGGGAGAGACTCATTATTGCAAGCCGTAAAAAAATGCTTTGCTTCTTTGTATACAGATAGAGCTATTAAATATCGTGAAGACAAAGGCTTTCTGCACAAAGACATAGCCCTTTCTGTTGGGGTACAGTTAATGGTCCGTTCAGATAAAGGTTGTTCTGGGGTGGGGTTCACTATTGAGCCAGAATCTGGTTTCGAGAATGTTATATTACTTTCTGGAGTATGGGGCTTAGGCGAGAACATTGTTCAAGGAACAATAAACCCAGATGAGTTTTATGTATTCAAGCCAAGTTTATCGAAAAAAAAGTATCCGATCGTACAAAAAAAATTAGGGGATAAAAAACTAACCATGGTTTATGCCGACGAGGCCAAAAAGGCGACCACCCTAAATGTACCTACACAAAAAGAAAAACAGGAAACCTATGTATTATCAGATGATGAGATTATCACCTTGGGCAATTGGGCGTTGTTGATTGAACAGCATTACAAAAAACCTATGGACATTGAATGGGCAAAAGACGGAATTTCAAATAAACTTTTTATTACCCAAGCAAGACCAGAAACCGTTCATCAAAACAAAGACAAACAAATTCATGTTGAATATAAATTATTGGAAAAAGGCAAAATTTATACCCAGGGTAATGCTATTGGGTCAAAAATTAAAGTGGGCAAAGCTATTATTTTAAAATCCCCGAACGAAGCGCCAAGTTTAACTAAGGATACGATTATAATAACCGACACTATTACTCCAGATTGGGATCCATTGCTTAAAAAAGTAGGCGGAATTATCACCAATAAAGGTGGTAGAACAAGCCATGCGGCCATAGTAGCTCGTGAATTGGGCGTACCGGCAATAGTAGGGTGTGGCAATGCAACAGAACAAATTCAAAATAACGAAACAATAACGTTGTCTTGTGCACAAGGAAGAACAGGATATGTTTATAAAGGAAACTTATCTTTTAAAGAGAGAGAAATAGATTTTTCTGGAATACAGATGCCACTTACCGAGGCTAAATTAATTCTTGCAGACCCAGAAAATGCCTTCAACCTTTCTCGCTATCCAAATGACGGTGTGGGGCTACTTAGAATGGAGTTCATAATTACTCATAAAGTCAAAGTACACCCAATGGCATTGGTGAAATTCAACCAGATCAAAAATGCGGGCACTCGAAAAGAAATTGAAAAATTGACTAAAAACTATGCAGACAAACCTGCATATTTCATTGACCAGCTCTCTCAAGGTATTGCTACCATTGCTGCAGCTTTTTACCCAAAAGAGGTCATTGTACGTTTAAGCGATTTTAAGACCAATGAATATGCAAACCTAATAGGGGGTGCCGATTTTGAACCCCACGAAGAAAATCCGATGTTAGGTTTTAGAGGGGCATCCAGATATTATAATGAGCTATATAAAGAAGGATTTGCACTAGAATGTGCCTCAATTAAAAAAGTACGTGAAGACATAGGCTTAACCAATTTAAAGGTTATGATACCATTTTGCAGAACTATAGAAGAAGGAAAAAAAGTGGTTACTGTAATGGCTGAAAATGGACTGAAAAGAAAGGATAATAATTTAAAAATCTATACCATGATAGAAATACCGAGCAATGTTATTCTCGCAAAAGAATTTGCTGAAATATTCGATGGATTTTCAATTGGTTCTAATGACCTTACCCAACTAACCTTAGGTATAGATAGAGACTCTGAAATAATGGGAAAGCTATTTGATGAAAATGATGTAGCTACCAAAAAAATGATTTCAATGGCGATACAAAGCGCAAAATCAACCCATACAAAAATTGGGTTATGCGGACAGGCGCCAAGTGATTTTCCTGAATTTGCACAATTCTTGGTCGATGAAGGCATAGATAGTATTTCCTTTAATCCAGATGCTTTACTTCAAGGTATTGAAAACATTAACAAGGCAGAACAAAAACATACTACTAAGAAGGTAACCGAGATTAGCGACTAA
- a CDS encoding archease translates to MEPQVVSKTPRRHFRKNMSSLELVKPKIGITVEASSLQELFKKSLKNMANTLKSKIYDPTRHTDCIMKIEVEALNSKNLLKKFLNQVLELTHEHHTIFCTMYIEELTENKINAQLFGNWFDVFDNKLKSIPENGIILIIDKESLRPFNSSIIFNY, encoded by the coding sequence ATGGAACCTCAAGTTGTATCAAAGACGCCCCGTCGTCATTTTAGAAAGAATATGAGTAGTTTGGAACTCGTGAAACCCAAAATAGGGATTACGGTAGAAGCTAGTAGTTTACAGGAACTATTTAAAAAAAGTTTAAAAAATATGGCAAACACCTTAAAAAGCAAAATTTACGATCCTACCAGACATACAGATTGTATAATGAAAATTGAGGTTGAAGCATTAAACAGTAAAAACTTACTTAAGAAATTTTTAAATCAAGTTTTAGAATTGACCCATGAGCATCATACTATTTTTTGTACAATGTATATAGAAGAGCTTACAGAGAATAAAATCAATGCACAATTGTTTGGTAATTGGTTTGATGTATTTGATAATAAATTAAAATCTATTCCAGAAAATGGCATTATTTTGATAATTGATAAAGAATCATTACGCCCTTTTAATAGCTCAATCATTTTTAACTATTAG